The following are encoded in a window of Massilia sp. R2A-15 genomic DNA:
- a CDS encoding alpha-amylase family glycosyl hydrolase produces MKLTTLALSLALAGAIVNPAAAQALRKQPFSWDNATVYFLLTDRFNNGNPANDHAYGRKDDAAPLRGFMGGDIAGVTAKIREGYFRDLGVDAIWITPPVEQIHGSTDEGTGKSYGFHGYWARDFTAVDANLGTEADVRELVDTAHANGIRVLLDVVMNHTGPVTKEDPVWPQEWVRTGPNCTYKDVATTIDCTLVTNLPDFRTGGNAAVKLPPALVAKWKAEGRYEREVKELDAFFRRTGYPRAPRYYLMKWHADWVRKYGFDGFRADTVKHVEPGVWKELKKVASAAYEDWKRANPAKRLGDDKFYMTAEVYNYSIAHGHRFDLGGGVNVDYFANGFDSLINFSAKADAQKDIETMFSSYSQALNGPLSGRSVLNYMSSHDDSMPFDALRTRPFDTANRLLLAPGAAQIYYGDETARVLKADGAEGDANLRSFMNWDELAKNAQRGAWRIGEVRAHWAKLGMFRQAHIAVGAGVHQMIQSAPYVFKRTYDKDGVRDQVVVALGLPTDKPASIPVRGVFNDGQTVRDAYSGTSAVVAGGVVQFPVKSAVALISY; encoded by the coding sequence ATGAAATTGACCACTCTGGCCTTATCCCTCGCGCTTGCCGGCGCCATCGTCAACCCGGCCGCGGCGCAGGCGCTACGCAAGCAGCCCTTCTCATGGGATAACGCCACGGTCTATTTTCTGCTGACGGACCGCTTCAACAACGGCAACCCTGCCAACGACCACGCCTACGGGCGCAAGGACGATGCGGCGCCGCTGCGCGGCTTCATGGGCGGCGACATCGCCGGCGTGACGGCGAAGATCAGGGAAGGCTATTTCAGGGACCTGGGCGTCGATGCGATCTGGATCACGCCGCCGGTCGAGCAGATCCACGGCAGCACCGACGAAGGCACGGGCAAGTCGTACGGCTTCCACGGCTACTGGGCGCGCGACTTCACGGCGGTCGACGCCAACCTGGGTACCGAGGCGGACGTGCGCGAACTGGTGGACACGGCGCACGCAAACGGCATCCGCGTGCTGCTCGATGTGGTGATGAACCATACCGGGCCGGTGACGAAGGAAGACCCGGTGTGGCCGCAGGAATGGGTGCGCACGGGACCGAACTGCACATACAAGGACGTGGCGACGACGATCGACTGCACGCTGGTGACCAACCTGCCGGACTTCCGCACCGGCGGCAACGCGGCCGTGAAGCTGCCGCCGGCGCTGGTGGCGAAGTGGAAAGCGGAAGGGCGCTACGAGCGTGAAGTAAAGGAGCTCGACGCCTTCTTCAGGCGCACCGGCTACCCGCGCGCGCCGCGCTACTACCTGATGAAATGGCATGCGGACTGGGTGCGCAAGTACGGCTTCGACGGCTTCCGCGCCGACACCGTCAAGCACGTCGAACCCGGTGTATGGAAGGAGCTCAAGAAGGTTGCGAGCGCCGCCTACGAGGACTGGAAGCGCGCCAATCCGGCCAAGCGGCTGGGCGACGACAAGTTCTACATGACCGCCGAGGTCTATAACTATTCGATCGCGCACGGACACCGGTTCGACCTGGGCGGCGGCGTCAATGTCGACTACTTCGCCAACGGCTTCGACAGCCTGATCAACTTCAGCGCGAAGGCCGATGCGCAGAAGGACATCGAGACGATGTTCAGCAGCTACTCGCAAGCGCTGAACGGCCCGTTGAGCGGCCGTTCGGTGTTGAACTATATGAGTTCGCACGACGACTCGATGCCGTTTGACGCGCTGCGCACGCGGCCGTTCGACACCGCCAACCGTCTGCTGCTGGCGCCGGGCGCGGCGCAGATCTATTACGGCGACGAGACCGCGCGCGTGCTGAAGGCCGACGGCGCCGAGGGCGACGCCAACCTGCGCAGCTTCATGAACTGGGACGAGCTGGCGAAGAACGCGCAGCGCGGCGCCTGGCGCATCGGCGAAGTGCGCGCGCACTGGGCGAAGCTGGGCATGTTCAGGCAGGCGCACATCGCGGTGGGCGCGGGCGTGCACCAGATGATCCAGTCCGCGCCCTACGTGTTCAAGCGCACTTACGACAAGGACGGCGTGCGCGACCAGGTCGTGGTGGCGCTGGGACTGCCGACCGACAAGCCTGCCAGCATTCCGGTGCGCGGCGTGTTCAACGACGGCCAGACGGTGCGCGATGCGTATTCGGGCACCAGCGCGGTGGTGGCCGGCGGCGTGGTGCAGTTCCCTGTGAAGAGCGCTGTGGCATTGATTTCGTACTGA